From a single Dysidea avara chromosome 14, odDysAvar1.4, whole genome shotgun sequence genomic region:
- the LOC136244191 gene encoding uncharacterized protein: protein MAESTVRASSSESSVLPLEYCALLQDETKLHSTPFPVKVKINNLDDIKFYNLGELADEVRSPLHSDSKELAKEIVKKCVDPNDTLYRIETDKALKLKDRSISMLPDCAFKSERNRGDVLVFKDSSTLLYIEVHSKPAYVLTAKKTVLLLFGFLRLLKAFGVSEPEITAFAFPRIDVKRCVVKVSLRYDSTSVSFRYSIKCLTKGEVCLELLKAIRGNQGVCLRAHDRPLSDKYAVYLTTLECNSLLNNSQLCKSKFGILLMNSYKCLKKPILMSSFYQLARLVSGVSISQGIVPAYQEKPHGFYLYNKICHDPLTDDEAKDCCLELVEKVYKVICDIHNNGIMHCDLRMPNICFNEQYMPVLIDLDFCKNFSLFGRDVDMEMFGGELLRLFPQQNPVDDFIKEFMDGKFKKSLLRNSVVSRGTRTLEEVINSR from the coding sequence ATGGCAGAATCCACAGTCAGAGCTTCTTCGTCTGAGTCATCAGTACTTCCCCTTGAATATTGTGCATTGCTTCAGGATGAAACAAAACTCCATAGTACACCATTTCCAGTAAaagttaaaattaataatttggaTGATATCAAATTCTACAATCTTGGTGAGCTTGCAGATGAAGTAAGAAGTCCATTACACAGTGACAGCAAAGAATTAGCCAAAGAAATTGTAAAGAAATGCGTTGATCCCAATGACACTCTCTATCGGATTGAAACTGATAAAGCATTGAAATTAAAAGATCGTTCAATCAGTATGCTGCCAGATTGTGCTTTCAAATCTGAGAGAAACCGTGGTGACGTCTTAGTTTTCAAAGATAGTTCAACATTGTTATACATTGAAGTGCATTCTAAACCTGCATACGTTCTTACTGCTAAGAAAACTGTTCTTCTTCTATTTGGCTTCCTACGGCTACTTAAAGCTTTTGGTGTCAGTGAACCAGAAATCACTGCATTTGCATTCCCCCGTATTGATGTCAAACGTTGCGTTGTCAAAGTAAGCTTAAGATATGATTCCACATCAGTGTCATTTCGCTATTCCATAAAATGCCTTACAAAGGGAGAAGTTTGTTTAGAATTACTAAAAGCCATAAGGGGTAACCAAGGTGTGTGTCTTAGAGCACATGATAGGCCACTCAGTGACAAATATGCAGTTTATCTGACAACACTGGAGTGCAACAGTCTTTTGAACAATTCTCAACTTTGCAAGTCGAAGTTTGGAATTTTGCTGATGAACAGCTACAAATGTTTGAAGAAACCAATCCTTATGAGTTCATTCTATCAATTGGCTAGATTAGTCTCTGGAGTGAGCATTTCACAAGGCATAGTTCCTGCTTACCAAGAAAAGCCTCATGGGTTCTATTTATACAATAAAATATGCCATGATCCTTTAACTGATGACGAAGCCAAGGATTGTTGCCTTGAGCTGGTAGAGAAGGTGTACAAAGTCATTTGTGATATACACAACAATGGTATTATGCACTGTGACCTTAGAATGCCTAATATATGCTTTAATGAACAATACATGCCTGTTCTGATAGATCTAGATTTTTGTAAGAACTTTTCTCTGTTCGGTCGTGATGTTGACATGGAAATGTTTGGTGGCGAGTTGTTGAGATTGTTTCCTCAACAAAATCCAGTCGATGACTTCATAAAGGAATTTATGGATGGGAAATTTAAAAAATCTCTTCTTCGGAACTCGGTTGTTTCTCGTGGTACAAGAACCTTAGAGGAAGTGATCAACAGTCGTTGA